TCACCGGCTTTAACCTGTTGACCGCGCTGTCGACCAGCAATGACGATCCGACGAAAGCGTCGCGTCCCTTTGATCGGTTGCGCGACGGTTTTGTCCTGGGCGAAGGCTCATCGATGGTCGTGCTCGAAGAGCTGGAGCACGCCAAAGCTCGCGGCGCCCATATCTATGGCGAAGTCTTGGGGTACGGCACCACGGCGGATGCGTTTCGAATTACCGACACGCACCCCGAAGGTCGCGGCGCGATCAGTTGCATGAAAATGGCGATGACCGACGCCAAAGCGAACGTCGAAGACATTGACTATGTCAACGCCCACGGCACCAGCACCGAAGTCAACGACAAGGTCGAGTCGCTTGCTTGCCGTCAGGTCTTTGGCGCAATGGCCGACAAGATTCCGGTTTCCAGCACCAAAAGCATGATGGGGCATTTGATCGCCGCCGCCGGAGTGACCGAAGCGATCGTCTGCTTGCTGGCGATTCGCGATAACGTGCTGCCGCCGACGATCAACTACGAAAACCCGGATCCAAATTGCGATTTGGACTACATCCCCAACTTCGCGCGCGACGCGAAAGTCGACATCGCACTAAATAACAGTTTCGGTTTCGGCGGCCAGAACATCACGCTCTGTCTTGGTCGATTCAAAGCGTGAGTCACGGAATTTCACGGTTGTAGTTTCCTCGCTGCGGGCCACCACCATCCTGGGACCAAAAGCCGTTATTGCCGTT
The nucleotide sequence above comes from Blastopirellula sp. J2-11. Encoded proteins:
- a CDS encoding beta-ketoacyl-[acyl-carrier-protein] synthase family protein; its protein translation is MSRRVVITGIGMINPMGHDVETVWSGLKESKSGVARTTVFDASNFPTKISAEVRGWSIDKCGEDLDRWENIGRHTKFAIGAAKQAVSDSGVMDGSLDPTRLGVYLGCGEGDQDFFAFTTMVTAAMSVEGEFDKAAFIRKGLETLNPRRELEQEPSMPSAHLASLFNAQGPNANCLTACAASSQAIGEATELIRRGTVDVMLSGGAHSMIHPFGVTGFNLLTALSTSNDDPTKASRPFDRLRDGFVLGEGSSMVVLEELEHAKARGAHIYGEVLGYGTTADAFRITDTHPEGRGAISCMKMAMTDAKANVEDIDYVNAHGTSTEVNDKVESLACRQVFGAMADKIPVSSTKSMMGHLIAAAGVTEAIVCLLAIRDNVLPPTINYENPDPNCDLDYIPNFARDAKVDIALNNSFGFGGQNITLCLGRFKA